The segment GCCAGCCTGCTGGCAATCTCGCTCTCGTGTGCCTCCAGCCTGCTCGCTTTTGGGCTATTGAGCTTCAGCCAGACACCGGCACTGGCCGCGCTCGGGCTGGCCTGCCTGCTCGGCTTGACCGCGACATGGTGCCTGGTGCCCTTCGCCCGCAGCTGAGAAGTCCCCAGCACATTGGACTATTGGGAATACTGGAGGTATTGCGCGCACTCTCCACGAGACCCGCAAGACCCGCAAAACCCGCAACTCGCACACCATAACGATAACGAACGCGATAACGACAGGGGACGACGCCATGGACACGGCCAACGACTCGCACAAGGGTGTGAACACACGCGCAGAGAAAGAGGTCATCATCATCGGCGCAGGCCCGGCCGGCGCTGCAGCGGCAGCCTGGCTGGCACGTGCTGGCCATGCGGTGCGCGTGCTGGAACGCAGCCACTTCCCGCGCTTCTCGATTGGCGAGAGCCTGCTGCCACGCTGCATGCAACATCTCACCGCCTGTGGACTGATGCCTTACGCCGCGGCAGGTGGCTACCAGCCCAAGACTGGCGCTGCCTTCACGCGGCGTGGCGAACATCGTCACATCGATTTCCGCGACAAGTTCAGTGACGGGCCGGGCACCACCTGGCAAATCGAGCGTGCTGACTTCGATCAGCGCCTGATCGAAGGTGCGCGCGAATACGGTGCCAAGGTCGAATTCGGGGTGACCGTCAACGGCTTTTGCGCCGCCAAGGGCAATGATGGCCCACGCCTCACGCTTGACGATGGCCGTGAGCTGGAAGCCGCCTTCGTGCTGGATGCCAGCGGTTATGGTCGCGTACTGGCGCGCCTCGAATCCCTCGAACGTGACCCACGTCTGGAGCCACGCGTCGCGCTGTTCGGGCATGTCCATGACGGCATCGCAGGCCTCACGCCGCCTGCCGAAGGCTATCATCGCGACAACATCCTGATCGCCTCGCATCCGGTGCACCCGGATGTCTGGTATTGGCTGATTCCCTTTGCCAATGGCCGCGCCTCGCTGGGCGTCGTTGGCCCGCGCGAGCTGATCGAGGCAACCGGCGATGATTCAGAAAATTCCCTGAACAAACAGCAGCGTCTCTGGCAGTGGGTCAATGAAGAACCGCGTCTGAACGAGCTGCTGCGTGATGCCACGCCAGCCAATGCCGTGCAATCGCTCGGCGGCTACAGCGCTGATGTCAGTCGTCTGCATGGGCCAGGCTATGCACTACTCGGCAACGCGGGGGAGTTTCTCGACCCGGTATTCTCCTCCGGCGTCACCATCGCGCTGGAATCAGCGCTGCGTGCGATGCCGCTGGTCGAGCGCGAACTGGCCTGTACCGATGAAGGCCAACGTCCGGATTGGGCCACTGAGTTCGAGCAACCCTTGCGCCGTGGCATCAACGTATTCCGTGAATTCGTCACTGCCTGGTATGACGGACGCCTGCCCGAGATCATCTATCATCCTGATCCCCATCTGCGTATTCGCCAGATGATCAGCGCCGTGCTCGCCGGTTACGCCTGGGATGAACAGAACCCCTTCGTCAGTGCCAGCCATCGTCGTCTCACCGCCCTGGCCACGCTCTCTGCCAGTGCGCATGACACACGGCAGTCGGCGGCCAGAAAAGGTAAAATATCGTCATGAACTCACTGCCCTCCTACGCCAACGATGCATCAACTCACTTGTCAGGCATTGTCTGTAAATTGCGTGCACACTGCCGACCGCTGCTCGCCGCTGGCCTGGGACTAGCTGCCAGTCTATTGCTGAGCGGATGCAGCCTGTTCGCCCCACAACCGCTGAGCGCGCAAAGCCCGATGCCGGCGCTCTCCAGCCTGCAAGAGACGACGACACAACGTCTGAGCCTGCAAATTGAACGTAATGATACTGCACAGAGTCGTGCTGAACGTGATGTTGGCAGCGATGGCGACAAGGCTGCTGAATCAGCCGATCGCCTGCCGCCACTGCTCGGGGTACTACGCCAATCGCCGGAGGCCATGCGCCTGGTGCTGCTCAGCGTGCAGGGCCAGCGCCTGCTGACGCTGGTGCATGACAAGGACGGCAGCCGCTTCGAGAATGCGCGCCCCGATGTACTGGAAAAGCTGCCCTTCACCGCTGACTGGCTCGCGAGGCGCATCAGCTGGGTGCATTGGCCGCAAGCTGCCATCGACAAGGCCTTCATGGGCACTGACTGGCAGCTGGTACAGACCGGCGACTGGCAGCATCCGAATCAGCCCGCGCAGCGCATCATCCGGCAGGGAAATGAGGTCATCGCCGAGCTGGATCGTGACGCACAGGGCCGCGTCTCGTTGCGAGACATGGCGGCAGACATGGTACTTGTCCTGACGCCGCTAGCATCTGCAGATGCGCCGCCTCCGACGGCTGCGACCCGCACCTCATCGCGTGAGTCGGCGCTTCACTTCAACACTGATTCTCTTGAACTAGCCTCACTGGAACCGTCTACGCATGACTGATATCGCTTCATCCTCGGCTGCTGGCTCGACGGCGACCTCAACGGCTGACCTGGGCGTTGGTGCCTCAGGCTCAAGCTCCGCCTGCCGTCTGTCACGCCCCGGCATCGTCTGTCCGCTAGGCGCTGATCATGGGCTGATTTCCAGTGCCCTGTTCAGCGCTAGCCGTGGCCTGCGTATCAGTGATGATTTCAGTCCCGGTACACCGCTACCGCTGGGGCGTGTCACCACGCAACTGGTAGATGACGGCGAATGGCCTGCGCCGATGCGCTCGCGCAACAATCGACTGTTGGCAACGGCATTGGAGCAGCTGACACCAGAGCTTGAAGCCCTGCGTGTGCAGGGCATCGCGCCAGAGCGCATCGGCGTGGTGCTCGGCACCAGTACCTCCGGCATCGGCGAAACGGAAGCCGCGATGGAGGCACACCGCGCCGGCGTGGCGCAGGGGACAGACAGCGCTGATAGCTGGCCGACGAGCTTTGAATATCGTCGTCAGGAACTGGGCGCGCCCGCCGAGTGTGTCGCCTGGTTGAGTGGCGCAGCCGGGCCGGTCTACACCCTCTCCACTGCCTGCACTTCCAGTGCCAAGGCGCTCGCCAGCGCACGACGTCTCCTTGCATCTGGTCAGTGTGATGCGGTGATTGCCGGAGGGGCGGATAGCCTGTGTTACATGACCGTCAAGGGCTTCATGAGTCTGGAAGCCGTCAGCCGCCGCGAATGCCTACCACTGGGCGCGGCGCGCGATGGCATCAATCTCGGCGAGGCGGCAGTGCTGTTCGTGGTCACGCGGGAATCCGGTGGCATACAGCTGACCGGCGTAGGCGAATCCAGCGATGCCCATCACATCTCCGCGCCCTGCCCCAATGGCAGCGGTGCCGAGGCCGCGATGCGGGCTGCACTCGTCAATGCGCGGCGCTCGCCGAGCGAGATCGACTACATCAATCTGCACGGCACGGCCACGCCGCTCAACGATGCGATGGAGAGCCTGGCCATCAGCCGCTTGTTTTCCCAAGACGCCGAAGGCGCAGAAAGCACAGATGACGCCCACACGCTGATGCCCGCCGTCAGCTCGACCAAGGCATTGACCGGCCACACCCTGGGTGCCTGTGGTGCGCTGGAAGCCGCCTTCTGCTGGTTGACGCTGCAACACGGCCGCCTGCCGCCACATGCCACGCCGCGGGATGCGCTTGATCCCGAGCTGGCCGCGCTCAACATCGTCTATCGTGATCGCCCCGAGACCCCGCCGCTGCGGGTGATGAGCAATGCCTTCGCCTTCGGCGGCAACAATATCTCGCTGGTGCTGGAACGCCACCCAGCCTCGACAGAACGGTCTACGGAGCCATCTGCCGAGCTGACCAAGGAGCCGTCTGCCGAGCTGACCAAGGAGCCTTCCGCATGCTGACATCGCCCTCGGATTGCTGGCCGACCCTGCCCTGTGACATCGGCCCCTATGTGCCACACGAGGCGGGCATGTGCCTGCTGGATCGCATACTGGCCTGCGATGCCACCTCGCTGATCGCCGAGGTCTGCCCCACCGCGGATGATCTGTTCGCCGAACCGGACGCCAATGAGCAGCCCGTGATTCCCGCCTGGGTGGGACTTGAGTGGATGGCGCAGGCCATCGCGGCGTGGTCTGGCCTGCAGGCCGCGCGTAGCGGGCAGCTGCCACGTATCGGCTTTCTGCTCGGCAGTCGCCGGTTTGAAAGCGAAATTGCTGCCTTTCGATGCGCGCATCGCTGGCAGATTCATGTGCAGCTCGACTATCGCGCCACTAACGGTCTGGGCGCCTTCACGGCACATATCAGTGATGACAGCGGCACCCGCGTCGCCAGCGCCGGAGTGAATGTCTTCGAGCCAAGCGACGCTATCGATAGCCCTGCTGACAGTTCAGCCAACACCGATTCCAACGCCCCACTTTCCTCACCCGGACAGCAGGATGCTGCCGGTGCCTCATTGCAAGGTAATCCCTGATGTCTGCCATTCCCTCTTCTGACGTGCATGCTGACGTGCGTACTGACGCCACCTCTGACAGCGGCCCCGAGACTACCCCTGACATCCACAGCCGCGAGTGGATTCTGGTCACCGGCTCCAGCCGCGGCATCGGCCGCGCTATCGCACTGCGTCTCGCCCGCGACGGCTACAACCTCGTGCTGCACTGCCGCTCACGCCGTGACGCTGCCGAAGCGGTCGCCCGCGAGATCACCACGCTGGGCGGCGAATCGCGCATCCTGTGCTTTGACGTCGCCGACCGTGCCGCAGCCAAGCTGGCGCTCGAAACCGACATCGAGACGTATGGCTGCTATTACGGTGTGATCTGCAACGCCGGCATTCATGCTGACAATGCCTTTCCCGCGCTGACCGATGAAGACTGGGACAGCGTGATTCGCACCAACCTTGACGGCTTCTATAACGTGGTCAAGCCACTGGCGATGCCGCTGGTGCGCCGCCGCAAGCCGGGCCGCATCATCGTGATGTCGTCCGTCTCCGGCATGATGGGCAACCGGGGCCAGGTCAACTATTCCGCCGCCAAGGCGGGGCTGATCGGTGCCGTCAAGGCACTGGCGGTAGAGCTGGCCAAGCGCCGTATCACCGTCAACGCGGTTGCGCCAGGCGTGATCAATACCGAGATGACTGACGGCGTCGAGATGGAAGAGGCGCTGAAGATGATTCCCATGCGCCGCGCCGGTGAGGCGGAAGAAGTCGCCGCCACCGTGGCCTTCCTGTGCTCGAAGGATGCTGGCTACATCACGCGCCAGACCATCGCCGTCAATGGAGGCATGTTCTGATGACAACGACATCCTCCCTGCGCGGCCACCGTGTCGTCGTCACCGGCATGCACGGCTTCTCGCCGATCGGCAATGACTGGCCGACGCTGCGCGCCAATCTCAAGGCGGGCCAGACCGGCATTCGTTATATCGAGGAGTGGGACAAGTACGACGGCCTCAACACGCGTCTCGGCGCGCCCGTCAACGACTTCACGCTCCCCACGCATTACAACCGCCGCGCACTGCGCAGCATGGGGCGCGTCGCACAGCTGGCGACGCGTTCCAGCGAATTGGCGCTTGAGGCGGCGGGCCTGCTCGACAGCGCGCTCAAGGAAAGCGGCCAGATGGGCATCGCCTATGGAGCCTCCGCCGGTGAGCCAGCCGCAGTGGCGGACTTCGGCAACATGCTGATCAACCACTCCACTGACGGCCTGAACGCCAACTCCTATATCCGCATGATGGCGCACACCGCGCCGGTCAATATCGGCGTCTTCCTGGGTATCAAGGGGCGGATCCACACCACCTCCAGCGCCTGCACTTCCGGCAGCCAGGGCATCGGCTATGCCTATGAGGCCATCCGCTTCGGTCGCCAGACCGCGATGGTGGCCGGTGGCTGCGAGGAGCTATCCGCCGCGGATGCCGCCGTGTTCGACACCCTCTTCGCGACCAGCACCTGCAATGACCATCCAGAGCGCTCACCTCGCCCCTTCGATGCCGAGCGGGATGGGCTGGTGATCGGCGAAGGCGCCGGCACGCTGATACTGGAAGAGCTTGAACACGCGCTGGCGCGTGGCGCGACCATTCACGCCGAGATTCTCGGCTTTGGCACCAACTCCGATGGTCGCCACGTTACCCAGCCAGATGCCAACATGATGGAAGCCGCCATGCGCATGGCGCTGGAAGATGCCGGTGTCGAGGCCTCTGATATCGGCTATGTCAGCGCCCATGGCACCGCCACCGAGCGTGGTGATATCGCCGAGAGCCACGCCACCTACGCCGTATTCGGCGATCGTACGCCCATCAGCGCCTTCAAGAGTTTCACCGGCCATACACTGGGCGCGTGTGGCGCACTTGAAGCCTGGGTCGCCATCGAGATGATGCGTGAGGGCTGGTTCCACGGTACCGCCAATCTGGAGAACGTGGACCCACACTGCGCAGCGCTTGATTATCTGCGCGCCGGTGGACGCGAGATCGAGACAGATACCGTGATGAGCAACAACTTCGCCTTCGGTGGCATCAACACCTCGCTGATTCTGCGTCGCTGGCAAGGCGACTGAGCAGCGTTTGAGGCCGCAAGACAGTGTCGCGACTGGACGACTTTGCAGCGAGCAAGTTCTAGCGCAATATACGCGCCCGCTGCATGGGCTAAGGTGTAACAAGCATCGCCATTGCGCCACAGCCGTCCGCGATTCATGCCTTTCGCTCACACTACCGTTCATAGCTTCATGAGGAGATTCAGATGGTGTCATCCGTTCGCCAGCAGTTATCGTCCCTGCCGCGCATCCCGCGCGCAGTACGCTCGGCCCGTGTGCTGGCGCTGAGCGCCGTCATGCTGATCGGTTCAGCAGGCCTGCTGGCCTCTGCACCGGCGGCAGCGCGGGATACGCAACACTTCCTGCCGATCATGCCGGTAATGGCCAGCACCGCGGCCAGCCAGCGGCTGGGCAAGGATGTCGCCTTCTTCTTCGGTGATAAAAAGCCCTACGAGCGTATCGAGAAGCGTGGTTGGGCGCGGGCGAATCCGAAGACCAACTCGTCTAACAAGAGCGATGCTGAAGCCTGTCGCTGGGTGTTCCTCTCTGCGCTGCGTGAACTGCAGGAAAAAGCGCGTGAGTATGGTGCCAATGCCGTTATCAACATTCGCAGCGATTACGATAACGTGGCCTATTCCAGTGCCGAGAAGTACGAATGCCACTCGGGCAATATCGTCTCTGGTGTCGCGCTGCGCGGTGATCTGGTGATCCTGCATCCCAAGAACTGATGATCGCTGGCGATGAACGGGATGATGGGCAGGCGACAAGCCGCGTGAACACGCCTGCTGACTCGCCAAGCGTGCCGCCCAGCACCGCGCACCCCGCGATTCGCTGCGTGGTGCTGGGCGCGGCGCAGACGATTGTCTCGCATGACCCTCATGCACTCGCCGCCTCGCTGGCGGTGAGTGGCGTGCTGTTAGCTTCACCCTCTCGGCCAGCCCGCCTGTGGCTGGCCGAGGCGTGTGTGCTGATCCCGCCTGCTGCCCCCAAACGCTCGGCCACGCCATCATTGGGCGAGCGACAAGCGGCTGTGGATAACACGGTCATCATTGAGTCACATCCGCCAACTGACGCATCATCTTCGCAAATGCCCGTCAGCCGGCCATCGCCCGCTAAGGCCCGCCGCCGCCAGCAACGTGAAGCCGAATCCCACCTCGCCCGTGTGCTGCTGTGTGAACTCGCCGCGGCTCAGGGTATTGCGCTACCACTTGCCGACTGGTCGCCGCGTGGCCAGGCACCCCACCACCCCGCGCTGCCTGAAGGCTTCTACGTCTCCATCGCCCACCGCCACGGCCATGTGCTCGTCGGCCTCGCCACCGCCCCGCTCGGGCTGGACCTCGAATACCACAACCCCCGTCACGCTCACGACCTCGACGCCCGCATCGCCATGCTGCCCCTGGACGCACGCGAACGCCTCGCCAAGGCATCACACCTCAGCGAGACAGAAAGACTGGACGGGTTTTATCGGGAATGGGTGCGGTATGAGGCTACATTAAAGATCACACACAACCATTTTAAATATTAAATTTATCAGCTATAAATGCTTGTGATTTTTTCAAGCATACGAACAGAAATCTGAAATTCTTCATTGTTAATATGATTTAGTGCTTCATAGGGTTTTGAACCAGTACCAGGAGGTAATCCTAACTGTTCCTCTATGTCATTAACAAGAACTAACCCACAACCCACTTCATCTTCAATTGCATCCAAAATCTTTTGCGTAGAAATGTCAGCAGCATTTATAGCATCTCTACCCTTGTGTAATTGATGATCTAAATCATATACTGCAACATATGGAATAAGGAAGCAGTTTAAAAGCTTGATATATTGAGGAATACTATTTTTCGAACCACAATCAATTGCGGTATACTCATAATTAAATACATCAAGCCTTTTAGCTAAGGCAGGAATAACCGCTTTTTCAGTCGCGCCTTCTAAGAGTATAACTTTCTTGGCAAAAAACAGTTCACTTCTATCCGGATTTATCCAATATGTGAGATTGAAATCCCTTTTTTCATTACCTTCAAATATATCACCCGCACACTTCCTTACAACAGTGCCTACTTCATCATTACTTTTATCAGCAATATATATAGAGCGATACCTTTCCAAATCGATGAGACCGCTTGAGTGGGTACATATAATTACTTGACTACCTAGATCCGAAAGCTTTACAAAAGAATCAAAGAGCTGCCTTTGTGCTTGCGGATGTAAATACAACTCAGGCTCTTCAAATATAAAATATTTTGAATTTGATATTCTGACATCTTCATCGGCATGTATTCTTCCCGGAGTCTGCTTGGCCAATACTTGTACCAACGCAAGTGTCAATGCTCTTTGAAGGCCATGACCTTTTCTCACTATATCCGTTCTTACACCATCGTCGATCCAGATCTGAGTATTAGACTTAATAACACTATCAATGTCAGGCTCCTTTATTTCAATATCTATCTTTGTGCCCCAGACGCTAAGCTCACGAGAAAGAGAAAGTTCAAGATCAGTTATTTCCTGAGGCCTTCTTTCATGATGCTCGCCATCATCATTTAAATTGAAAATTGAAAACAACTCAGCCAACCTCTCTTTAGCCGACCTCCAATCATGATTGCTTTCAGACATAGAGGATATTACACCGGAATAAATCCTACCAAAGACACTAGATTCTTTTGAGCTAAAATCAGACACAGCATCTTTTACTGCGGGTATGAAGTACAATTCTCCAAAACTACTTGCAGCAACAGACTTCAAGCCCAAGAATTCAGTCTCTTCTTTTTGGTAAATAAATTCTAGCTCCCCTCTATGCTCCTCAATATACGAGGCTTGAGCATTCACTACATCTTGCTTATTAATCCGCCCTTGAGCAGGTAAGAAATCTATTAAAGGCGTACCTTCAACATTTTCTCTTTTTGTATAACTAGAAGCTTCCTCTTCTCTAAGCCACTCTATAGTACACTTTTCAACAAAACCTCTATATTCAAAACTTCCTCCTTTGTATGCAGTCTTACGCACAGTTATTTTATTATCAGAAGTCAAATACTTGGTAAACTTGGCTTTTTCTACATCCGACAAATCGTTAAAAACTATCTCAACAAACAAAATTTCAGAGTCACAATTAAAATCTAAATCCTGGTGCTTTAATTGACTGAAGAAAAACAGTATTGCAGATAGTATATTTGACTTACCGTGATTATTCCTTCCGATAATCACCATTAAATCTTGCGCTTCGATATCTATCTCTTTGATAGATCTCCAATTAGATATCTTCAGAGAATCAAATCTCATAAAAAAGCTCCATTAAAATAGAAAATCTTAATCTACTTAAAGAAGTTAACAAGAATAAAAAAACCCGCCAGAGAAATCTCTGGAGGGCTTAGAAAAACCATACTGCGAGTTACTTAACGGCGGCGACCACGGTAATTTCACACAGCAGTTCCGGGCTGGCCATGGGGGCTTGTACGCAGGCGCGGGCGGGGGCGTGACCTTGTGGTACCCAGCTATCCCAGACGGCGTTGAAGGTGCTGAAGTCGTCCATCGTCTTGAGGTAGACGGTGGCGGAAAGCAGATGCTCGCGGTCGCTGCCGACTTCTTCAAGCAAAGCGTCTACGCGAGAGAGCATGCTTTCTGCCTGGACGGTCATGGTTTCAAAGCGGTGTTCTGGCCCAGCGACCTGACCACACAGGTAGATGGTGTTGTTGTGGATCACGGCGCGGCTCATGCGTGGCTTGGTGTCATGGCGTTGAATCGTCATCGAGAATGTCCTTTTACTGTTCTTCTTGGATTGATGAAAGGCGCTGCCCATCAATATGACGAGTGACGCGCAATAGAGTGCATCATCAGCGTTCCAGATTCCTGCGGGCCGCGCAACGCGACCTGCGAGGTAATTATCGTTACAGAGCAGAGTTTCTTGATTGCGCATGTGCTTACACACACCCTGCCCCACGAAAAACGCCGCAGGCACGCCAACGATTGGCGGCACCTGCGGCGCGTGTTTCCACATCCACCTGATGGGGTGGCTAGCGCTGATTGTCTAGTACTTAACGAAGGATAAGCAGCGGCACGGTGGCGTGACGAATCATGTCGGTGGTGGTGCTGCCGACCAGCAACTGGCGAATCCGCGAGTGGCCGTAGGCGCCCATCACCTGCATGTCGATGGCGTACTCGGTGGAGTATTCCCGCAGACAGGTTTCTACCTGCCCGGCCTTGAGACTCGTCTTGACGTCAAAGCCCGCTGCCTGCAGCACATCACGTGCGGCATTGAGCGGTGTCTGATTCTCGACCGAATCCGCGCCTATCATCACCAGATGCAGCTCTGTGCCTTCCAGCAGCGGGCTGGCCGCCAGCACCTGCACAGCGCGACGAATGGTGGCACTACCATCAAAGGCGATCAGCACCTTGGTCGGCGCGGTGAAGACACCGGGCACTACCAGCACCGGACGATGCAGGCTGCGAATCACGCGCTCAAGATTGGTACCGAGATGCTCACTGGCCTGATCACCACTCTCACCACGCTTGCCCAATACCAGCAGGCGAATCTCGTCTTCAAGCTCTGTCAGTGTCTCGACCAGCGCGCCATTGCGCTGACGCGGACGCGGCGACTCGACACCCCCTTGTGCGGCGCGCTCGCAGGCGGCCTCCAGCATCAGGCGGCCTTGCTCCTGGGCGATACGTCCCCGCTGCTCATCCAGACTTGCGAGCTCTTCCAACAGGTGTTCACGCGCGCCAAGCCCGATGCTGCCGGAGAGATCACCCATGGTGGCCTCACCGACCACTTCATGGCGGTCAATCACGTGCAGGATGCTCAACGGTGCCTTGAGCTTCAGACTGACCCATACGGCGGCATCACAGACGGGGACGGCAAAGGCGGAGCCGTCAATGCAGGCAGTGACCTTGTCACTGTCTGTCGAGGCGACTGCAGACGATTCGCTCATGGCATGCTTCCTTTGTCTTGGCGGATGGCGTGGCGTCATCCGGTGAAAAGCGTTTCTTGGTGTGATTTCAGACTACCACTGCAACACGGCGGGCAGCCAGTTGCCTGACTGCCCGCCGTGGGGGATTACCGCTGTCTTTCAGGGGCTGTCCTCATATCTTGCGGAAAAGCACTCGCAGGATGTCCTGATGAGTGTCACTGACGAGCATCAGTGACTCATCAGTTTCTCGACGGCATCCGGCTTGTCGTGCACCGCGAAGCGATCTACCAGCGTGGCGCTGGCTTCGTTGAGGCCGAGCACCTCGACCTCGGTGCCTTCACGACGGAACTTGACCACCACGGTATCCAGCGCACCGATGGCAGTGATGTCCCAGAAGTGCGCACGGCTAACGTCAATCACCACGCTCTCGACAGTTTCCTTGAGGTCGAAACCGGCGGTGAATTGTTCGCTGGAGGCGAAGAACACCTGGCCCACGATACGGTATTCACGCGTGCGGCCATCGGCATTCATGTCGCTACCGATATGCAGCACCTGACCGATTCGGTTGGCGAAGAA is part of the Cobetia sp. L2A1 genome and harbors:
- a CDS encoding NAD(P)/FAD-dependent oxidoreductase translates to MDTANDSHKGVNTRAEKEVIIIGAGPAGAAAAAWLARAGHAVRVLERSHFPRFSIGESLLPRCMQHLTACGLMPYAAAGGYQPKTGAAFTRRGEHRHIDFRDKFSDGPGTTWQIERADFDQRLIEGAREYGAKVEFGVTVNGFCAAKGNDGPRLTLDDGRELEAAFVLDASGYGRVLARLESLERDPRLEPRVALFGHVHDGIAGLTPPAEGYHRDNILIASHPVHPDVWYWLIPFANGRASLGVVGPRELIEATGDDSENSLNKQQRLWQWVNEEPRLNELLRDATPANAVQSLGGYSADVSRLHGPGYALLGNAGEFLDPVFSSGVTIALESALRAMPLVERELACTDEGQRPDWATEFEQPLRRGINVFREFVTAWYDGRLPEIIYHPDPHLRIRQMISAVLAGYAWDEQNPFVSASHRRLTALATLSASAHDTRQSAARKGKISS
- a CDS encoding DUF3261 domain-containing protein, with amino-acid sequence MNSLPSYANDASTHLSGIVCKLRAHCRPLLAAGLGLAASLLLSGCSLFAPQPLSAQSPMPALSSLQETTTQRLSLQIERNDTAQSRAERDVGSDGDKAAESADRLPPLLGVLRQSPEAMRLVLLSVQGQRLLTLVHDKDGSRFENARPDVLEKLPFTADWLARRISWVHWPQAAIDKAFMGTDWQLVQTGDWQHPNQPAQRIIRQGNEVIAELDRDAQGRVSLRDMAADMVLVLTPLASADAPPPTAATRTSSRESALHFNTDSLELASLEPSTHD
- a CDS encoding beta-ketoacyl-ACP synthase, with protein sequence MTDIASSSAAGSTATSTADLGVGASGSSSACRLSRPGIVCPLGADHGLISSALFSASRGLRISDDFSPGTPLPLGRVTTQLVDDGEWPAPMRSRNNRLLATALEQLTPELEALRVQGIAPERIGVVLGTSTSGIGETEAAMEAHRAGVAQGTDSADSWPTSFEYRRQELGAPAECVAWLSGAAGPVYTLSTACTSSAKALASARRLLASGQCDAVIAGGADSLCYMTVKGFMSLEAVSRRECLPLGAARDGINLGEAAVLFVVTRESGGIQLTGVGESSDAHHISAPCPNGSGAEAAMRAALVNARRSPSEIDYINLHGTATPLNDAMESLAISRLFSQDAEGAESTDDAHTLMPAVSSTKALTGHTLGACGALEAAFCWLTLQHGRLPPHATPRDALDPELAALNIVYRDRPETPPLRVMSNAFAFGGNNISLVLERHPASTERSTEPSAELTKEPSAELTKEPSAC
- a CDS encoding ApeP family dehydratase, which gives rise to MLTSPSDCWPTLPCDIGPYVPHEAGMCLLDRILACDATSLIAEVCPTADDLFAEPDANEQPVIPAWVGLEWMAQAIAAWSGLQAARSGQLPRIGFLLGSRRFESEIAAFRCAHRWQIHVQLDYRATNGLGAFTAHISDDSGTRVASAGVNVFEPSDAIDSPADSSANTDSNAPLSSPGQQDAAGASLQGNP
- the fabG gene encoding 3-oxoacyl-ACP reductase FabG, which translates into the protein MSAIPSSDVHADVRTDATSDSGPETTPDIHSREWILVTGSSRGIGRAIALRLARDGYNLVLHCRSRRDAAEAVAREITTLGGESRILCFDVADRAAAKLALETDIETYGCYYGVICNAGIHADNAFPALTDEDWDSVIRTNLDGFYNVVKPLAMPLVRRRKPGRIIVMSSVSGMMGNRGQVNYSAAKAGLIGAVKALAVELAKRRITVNAVAPGVINTEMTDGVEMEEALKMIPMRRAGEAEEVAATVAFLCSKDAGYITRQTIAVNGGMF
- a CDS encoding beta-ketoacyl-ACP synthase — its product is MTTTSSLRGHRVVVTGMHGFSPIGNDWPTLRANLKAGQTGIRYIEEWDKYDGLNTRLGAPVNDFTLPTHYNRRALRSMGRVAQLATRSSELALEAAGLLDSALKESGQMGIAYGASAGEPAAVADFGNMLINHSTDGLNANSYIRMMAHTAPVNIGVFLGIKGRIHTTSSACTSGSQGIGYAYEAIRFGRQTAMVAGGCEELSAADAAVFDTLFATSTCNDHPERSPRPFDAERDGLVIGEGAGTLILEELEHALARGATIHAEILGFGTNSDGRHVTQPDANMMEAAMRMALEDAGVEASDIGYVSAHGTATERGDIAESHATYAVFGDRTPISAFKSFTGHTLGACGALEAWVAIEMMREGWFHGTANLENVDPHCAALDYLRAGGREIETDTVMSNNFAFGGINTSLILRRWQGD
- a CDS encoding heavy metal-binding domain-containing protein; translation: MVSSVRQQLSSLPRIPRAVRSARVLALSAVMLIGSAGLLASAPAAARDTQHFLPIMPVMASTAASQRLGKDVAFFFGDKKPYERIEKRGWARANPKTNSSNKSDAEACRWVFLSALRELQEKAREYGANAVINIRSDYDNVAYSSAEKYECHSGNIVSGVALRGDLVILHPKN
- a CDS encoding 4'-phosphopantetheinyl transferase family protein yields the protein MNTPADSPSVPPSTAHPAIRCVVLGAAQTIVSHDPHALAASLAVSGVLLASPSRPARLWLAEACVLIPPAAPKRSATPSLGERQAAVDNTVIIESHPPTDASSSQMPVSRPSPAKARRRQQREAESHLARVLLCELAAAQGIALPLADWSPRGQAPHHPALPEGFYVSIAHRHGHVLVGLATAPLGLDLEYHNPRHAHDLDARIAMLPLDARERLAKASHLSETERLDGFYREWVRYEATLKITHNHFKY
- a CDS encoding ATP-dependent nuclease, which encodes MRFDSLKISNWRSIKEIDIEAQDLMVIIGRNNHGKSNILSAILFFFSQLKHQDLDFNCDSEILFVEIVFNDLSDVEKAKFTKYLTSDNKITVRKTAYKGGSFEYRGFVEKCTIEWLREEEASSYTKRENVEGTPLIDFLPAQGRINKQDVVNAQASYIEEHRGELEFIYQKEETEFLGLKSVAASSFGELYFIPAVKDAVSDFSSKESSVFGRIYSGVISSMSESNHDWRSAKERLAELFSIFNLNDDGEHHERRPQEITDLELSLSRELSVWGTKIDIEIKEPDIDSVIKSNTQIWIDDGVRTDIVRKGHGLQRALTLALVQVLAKQTPGRIHADEDVRISNSKYFIFEEPELYLHPQAQRQLFDSFVKLSDLGSQVIICTHSSGLIDLERYRSIYIADKSNDEVGTVVRKCAGDIFEGNEKRDFNLTYWINPDRSELFFAKKVILLEGATEKAVIPALAKRLDVFNYEYTAIDCGSKNSIPQYIKLLNCFLIPYVAVYDLDHQLHKGRDAINAADISTQKILDAIEDEVGCGLVLVNDIEEQLGLPPGTGSKPYEALNHINNEEFQISVRMLEKITSIYS
- a CDS encoding RidA family protein, which codes for MTIQRHDTKPRMSRAVIHNNTIYLCGQVAGPEHRFETMTVQAESMLSRVDALLEEVGSDREHLLSATVYLKTMDDFSTFNAVWDSWVPQGHAPARACVQAPMASPELLCEITVVAAVK